The genomic region CGGTCGGGGACCTCGCGGCCACCCTGCGCGCCTGAGGTCGCGCCCAACGTGCGCGCCGCCTGGCCGCGCGGTCGCCGCGCCCAAAGCGCTGTCGGCCGCGCGTCTCGCGTGTGCGCCGCGCCCCGCGCCTGCGGCCGCGCGTGCACCCCACGCCTGCGCACCGCGCGTGCACCCCACGCGTGCGCCCCACGCCTGCGGCCCGCGCGTGCGGCCCACGCCTAAGCACCGCGCGTGCGGCCCGCGCGTGCGCGTCCCGGGTCGGCGGTCAGGCGTCGGCGCGGGCGGCCAGGGCGTCGACGAGGCGACGGGCGGAGCCGGCCAGGTTCCACCGGCCGGCCAGTTCGAGCAGCCGCTCCGGGTCGGCGGGGGCGGTCGGCAGCGCGGTGGGTAGCTCCGGCAGGGCCACATCCAGGGCGACCCGGACGACTGTCGGCGCGACGGCCAGGTAGTCGCGGGCACCTGCCAGCTTGGTGCGCAGCCCCGGTGCGAAGGACGAGTCGGAGTCGTCAAGCGCGGCAAGGATGCCGTCGATGCTGCCGTACCGCTCGATGAGCCGCGCGGCGGTCTTCTCGCCGACCCCCGGCACCCCGGGCAGGCCGTCGCTGGGGTCGCCGCGCAGGGCGGCGAAGTCGGCGTACCGGTCGGCCGGCACGCCGTAGCGGGCGCGCACCGCAGCGTCGTCGCAGTCGTCGAGCTTGGCCACGCCGCGCCCGACGTAGAGCAGCCGCACGTCGCGGGTGTCGTCGATGAGCTGGAACAGGTCTCGGTCGCCGGAGACCACCTCGACCGGGCCGGGCTGGGTCACCGAGAGCGTGCCGAGCACGTCGTCGGCCTCGTAGCCGGTCGCGCCGACGGCGGAGATGCCGACGGCGTCGAGGACCTCCAGGATCATCGGCACCTGCGGGGAGAGCGTGTCGGGCACGACCTCGCCCCCCTGCGGGGCCACCCGGTGCGCCTTGTACGACGGCAGCAGGTCGACGCGCCACGCCGGCCGCCAGTCGTAGTCCAGTGCGCACACCATCCGGTCGGCGCCGCGACCGCGGATGAGCGTGGCGAGCATGTCGAGGAAGCCGCGCACCGCGTTGACGGGCGTGCCGTCCTCGGCCCGCGCGGCGGACTCGGGGATGCCGAAGTAGGCCCGGAAGTAGAGGCTGGGTGCGTCGATCAGCAGGATCGGGGATCGGTGTGCCACGCCCGACAGCCTGGCACAGCCCCCCGACGATCAGCGGTACGCCCGGCCGCCCGGCGGCGGCGGTTCGCCGCCGCAGATCTTGGACAGTTTCCGTCATCGGCTGACGGAAACTGTCCAAGATCTGCATGGCTCTGGCGGTCGAGGTCAGGTTCAGGCGGGGAGGGTCCAGCGCTGGTTGGCGCCGGCGAAGCAGTCCCAGATCTGGAGCCGGGCGCCGTCGGCGGAGCTGTTGTCGGTGACGTCCAG from Micromonospora lupini harbors:
- a CDS encoding 5'-3' exonuclease translates to MAHRSPILLIDAPSLYFRAYFGIPESAARAEDGTPVNAVRGFLDMLATLIRGRGADRMVCALDYDWRPAWRVDLLPSYKAHRVAPQGGEVVPDTLSPQVPMILEVLDAVGISAVGATGYEADDVLGTLSVTQPGPVEVVSGDRDLFQLIDDTRDVRLLYVGRGVAKLDDCDDAAVRARYGVPADRYADFAALRGDPSDGLPGVPGVGEKTAARLIERYGSIDGILAALDDSDSSFAPGLRTKLAGARDYLAVAPTVVRVALDVALPELPTALPTAPADPERLLELAGRWNLAGSARRLVDALAARADA